TCCTTGATTCAATACCCAACGCACCTGAAGGGATGTCATTTTTTCCCTAGTCAGATAACTATTCAAAGTCGGATTCAGGTAACGTTCATCCATGACGAGGTAACAACGTTCCTCAATATCATCGACAATTGCTTCCAAGGGTTCGAGTAAGCGTAAATCTTGACTTCTTCCATCCGCTAAATCAACACCAGCAACGCTCTGAAAAATTTGCTTTTGTAACCGTGCCTCACCTGCATTAAAATATCTCCCCGGTAGCAAATATTCCTTAATTACCACAGGTAGATTCATTCCCTGTTGAGTTGCACGGTAGAGTCTTCCCAAACCCCTCCTACCGATATAATCTTCAATTTGATAGGTTCCCAACTGCCCGCGAATCTCAGCTTTTTCCGGCAATAACGTGGGAAAACCACAGGAATTACAAGCTTTTAGCCTTATTTCATCCTCACCACAAGCTTTGTCACATCTCAGAGGATCCCCAGACAAACAACGATAACGCTGATAGGGTGAATCCCCAAAGTGTACACCTGCGGCAGTTGGTAAGGGAGCGATCGCCGTGACAACTTTCTGAGAATCAACTATTGGCTCTGGCTCCGGAAATAATTCCCCCTGTATTTCCTCTAAAATCGGCTGAAGCCAAGCATACTGTTTCTTGAACTTTTTGAAATAGTTATACTTCTCTAACCGTCTGTCGAGGGGAAACCGCTTGAGATAACTCTTTAACAGTACCTGGGGAATTTTTTGTATAGCCATGAAATTTTTCTATAAAGATAAAAATAGGTATCAATCACTGCCAAGCTTAACCGCAATATTACTGTTATAGCCGGGGAAACTGGAAGAGATAAGAATTAACCAACTTTGGGGGTTTAAGTAAAGAGCTTATATAAGCAGCGTGTTTTGTATCGGGGTTTAAATCCCCGTCACAAAACGTAATTACGTTAGCGTTAGCTCCCCCGCATTACGAATTACGAATTACGAATTACGAATTATTTTAATGACTCACTCCTGACTCCCCTTCTCCTTCCCTTGCTCCTGCATAACTACTTTCAATGTTGCCTTTGCCAGACTTTGATTGGGGTTGAGTTTTAAAGCAACTTGTAAAGCCGCGATCGCCTGGGGATAACGTTGCATTTTGGCGAGAACCAAACCTTTACCCGTCATGGCTTCGGCGCTTTGGGGATTGATTTTTATCGCTCGATTGTAAGCTTTGAGAGCATCTTGATGACGTGCCATGGATGTCAAAACTAAACCTCGGTTATACCATCCTTCGTAGGCATTCATATTCAGGGCGATCGCTCTGTCTGTGGAGGCAAGGGCGGCGGGATATTGTTGTAAATGCCACAACACAACACTGTAGTTTGCCCATCCTTCGTAGTTATTCGGTTGAATGGCTAGGGATTTACTGTAGGCAATCAAAGCATTGCGATACTGCTGTTGTTTACTCCAGATTCTGCCACGGTTAAACCAAGCAGGGGCAAAACCTGCATTCAGGGCGATCGCCTTTTCTGTAGATGCCATAGCTTCTGGGTATTGTTGCAAATGCCACAGCGCCACACTGCGGTTGCTCCAAGCTTCGGCATAGTCTGTTCTCATCCCCACCGCTCGGTTTACCGATGCCAAACCATCCTCATATTTCCCTGCCCCAATTAATCCCACACCGCGCTCATTCCAAGCTTGGGCAGCCCCAAAATCATGCCACATCCCATCCCCAGCAATGGCAGCATCACAAGCTTTCACTGCTTCCTCATACTGCTTGCTACGGTTGAGCATCGCACAACGCCCCACCTGTGCCAGGGAATACTTGGGATTAATCGCCACCGAACGCTCGTAGGATGTCCGTGCTTCTGCGTAACGATTTAATTTTTGTAATACTAAACCCTGCCCTGCCCAAGCCTGGTAATCATTGGCATCCAGGGTAAGTAATTTGTCATAGTCGGCGATCGCCACGGTGAACTCATTGATTTTTGTATATGCCATGGCACGGTTAGCAAGGGCAAAGGTTTGACTCTTATCACCCCAGTTACCATTACCCGCTAGGGCTTGATTACAACTGGCGATCGCCTGCTCATGCTGCTCAATCTTGTTAAATAAATAACATTTGTATGCCAGAGTCAGAGAGTCCTTCGGTTCCAACAACAGACTTCTATCAAAGGCAATCATCGCCTGGGCATACTCATCCTGCTGAGTCAAAATCACCCCCCGATGTACCCAAGCTAACCTCGGTGATTCCTTGCCCCAATTGCCATCCACCTTCAAAGCTTGGTTGCAGATATCCAAAGCATCTTCGTTACGATTCAGAGCATTCAACGCCATACACTTGTAACTCAACGCCAAGGAAGTCTTTTTGTCAAACTGCAAAGCTCGATCTGCACTGACGATCGCCTCCGGATATTTCTTCAACTTCAACAACACCCCAGCATGATCTGCCCAATACAAAGGGTTGCGGGTTTTCAGAGAAATTGCCTGCTCACAAGCCGCCAAGGCTGCCTCATACTGCCCCGCCTGCTGCTGCAAATAACACAAGTTAGACCAGTAATTGGGGTCTTTTAACTTTTCCTGTAAAATATTCTGACTCAGAATAATCGGTGATTCTGCGGCTTCAGTTGCCTTGACAACTAGTAAAAAGCTCAAAATACTTACTACTGTAGCTAATTTTTTGATACATTGCATAGCTGCGATTTTCAGGATTGTCAATGTAGGATTGTTGGTTGAAGTTATTTTGCAAAACCTGGGCAAGGCGATGAAAAATTTGGTGAGAGGTTTCCAGCCCTCTATCGCTCTCCTGTTCCTTCTGATGTTCCTGCCAACTGCCTATGCAGCTGATGCTGGTGACATCCAGAAACTCAAAGAAACCCGTCAATGTGCCGGATGTAACTTAGAGAAAGCCAATCTACGGGGTTTTTATCTGCGTCAGGCAAACCTCAAAGGGGCAAACCTCCAAGGGGCAAATCTCAACGCAGCCGATTTACGGGGAGCATTTCTGCGGGGAGCAAACCTCAAGGATGCCGACCTGCGCAATGCTAACCTAGAAGATGCCAACTTAGAAAACGCCAAGTTAGCAGGAGTAAAATGGCACAATACAGTTGTAAGCGATCGCACAGTCATTGAGCGAAAATGGCGAGAAGTTTTTAACCTAGTTAATGGCAAAGTCACAAATCCTGATCTCAGTAAAGCTGACTTGTCAGGAGCAAATCTCAACGGTTTAGATCTACGTAACTTTAACCTCCAAGGTGCAAATCTGGAAAATGCCACCCTGGAAGCTACCCTACTGAATAACGTCAATTTCCAACAAGCTAACCTCACCTCTGCTAGTTTGTTTCTCAGTGATTTGCGTAATAGTAACTTCAGCAATGCCAACCTGGAAAAAGGTAAACTCCAAGCCACAGATTTTCGCAACGCTAATCTCAGCCAAACTAACCTCAAGCAAGCTAACCTCAGTAATGCTTTCCTGGAATCAGCAAACCTGAGTAACTCAATTCTCACCGAGGCAAAACTCTCCCGCTCCTACCTCAACAACGCCAACCTCAGCCAAACTAAACTCAATAATGCCAACCTCCTCACCTCCGACTTGCGAGGGGCAAACCTCACGGGTGTGGATTTAGCTAATGCCAATCTGCGAGGAGCAGACTTGAGCAATTCCATTCTCAGTAATGCGATTCTCCGCAGCAGCAACCTGGAAGGTGCGAATTTACGCTCTATGCAACTCAGTGGCACAAACCTCAGTGGTTTGAATCTCAGCAACGTTGATCTCAGTGGCAACAACCTCAGCAAAACCAACCTCAGAAGAACTAATTTAAGCGGAGCTAACCTGAAAACTGCCAACTTGAGCCAAGCAGACTTGTTTGAGGCAAACCTGAGTGGGGCAGATTTGAGCGGCGCAAACCTCAGCAATGCCGATCTCACCCGCGCTAATCTCCGTGGGGCGAACCTCCAAGGAACCACCCTCAGTGGTATCAAACTTAACTTTGCTAACTTCTGCGGCGCTACTATGCCAAATGGTAGTAAGGGTAAGTGTTAAAGCAGTTAAGAGTTAATATTTCCTATAAATATAAAACCTCTATAGGATGGGTTAGCGCAGCGTAACCCATGCAGAATAAGACTTTGATGCGTTACGGCTATGCCTAATACATCCTATAGCGTTTTTCATTCTAGTGAGGTATAGAAGAACCCCTCCCCAGCCCTCCTCGAAATCGGGGAGGGTGCCCAATAGGGCGGGTGGGGTTGTATTTCGGAAACGCTATACCTTTGATTAAACCGGATTACTTACCGCACTTTTAGGTTGGTAAGGATGTGAAAAGATGTTCTCGGAGAGCTACATGCAAGCAAAAAATACAGAACAGGTGATGCGCCACTTAGAAGATATAATTGCAGAAGCAAAAAGGAACTGCGATCGCACAGGTTTATTTGCTGCCCTTTACCGTCAGGTGACATTGAAAATCAACCAGGGAATTGAAAGTCATCTATTTGAAGATAATTCCCGTATGGAAAGATTCGCCACAAAATTCGCCAATCGCTACTTCCAAGCCCTTGATGATTATCAAAAACATGGTAAACCCACAAAAAGTTGGAAGGTAGCCTTAGAAGCAACTACACATCCCGATTATTTAGTTTTGCAACACTTACTTTTAGGAATTAACGCCCATATTAATTTAGATTTAGGGATTGTCGCAGCACAAATTAATCCCGACTCCAAATTACCCACATTCCGTCAAGATTACGATACAGTCAACCATATTATTGGAGAGTTACTAGACGGGGTACAAGGGATAGTTGGAAAATTTTCCCCGTTATTGGATATCCTCGACAAATTAGGGGGTAAAACTGATGAATGGCTCATGACTTTCAGTATGACTAAAGCCCGTCAAGAAGCTTGGAATCTAGCAGAACTACTAGCAGGGCAGAATTTTGTCGTACAACAGGGAATTATTGCCATGATTGATACCAAAGTGGCATTCTTAGGGAAATTGCTGATCAATCCTAGTCGGACTTTAAATAAAGCTGTGGATTTAATTCACGAAACTGAAAGTGATGATATCCCCGCCATTATCGATGCATTGAATAGTATTGTAAATTCATAATTCACGGTAATTGTCATAGCAATTTGAAAAAATAATTCAACAGTTAGGAGTTTAGCATTGCTCAACCCTTACCCCTCTTTTGTTACTACGGGGAGAGAATAGTCTGAAATGCTTACAGCATAAGGCTTTTATTAAAAAAACATAATTTCAGCCATTGTGTTAGAAAATAAACGCTCAAATGCATGTTCTATCTAGAGTTGAAAATTTGACTTTGATTTTTCTTTTCCCAGAGTGACAAAAAAGGGCTTACACCATTTCACGAAAAATCTGATACAGATGTAAATCCTGAAAGCTTTGCTGCATCTAAGTTTTTTAATTGCGTTAGCGTTAGCTCTCCCGCAGGGAGCATTGTGAATTGGTATAGCGTTTTTCATTCTAGTGAGGTATTGAAGAACCCCTCCCCAGCCCTCCCCGATTTCGGGGCTACGGTGTACACACAAGTGGTAGCTGTAAGGGTTTCAGGCGTTATAGACCCCTTAAATTGTCATTACGAGCGCAGCGATAGCGGAGCGAAGTAATCACATAATCCCGTGGTTTTTGCGATTGCTGAGTCGCAAAGCGACACGCTGCGCGAACGTCGTTCCTCCTCGCAATGACAGGCTTCCAGAGCGATCGCACAACCTAAATCTAAATGACGAAACCAAGTGCTAGGGGAAATTTTAAGACTTGTGTGTACACCGTAGCCTTGGCAAGGGGAGCCACTGCGTTGGGCGGGTTTCCCGACTTGTAGCAAATGGCGTGAGGGTGCGCGACAGCGCGGGTGGGGTGTATTTCAGTTGACTGGGAAACGCTATATCTAACGATGTAAAATACATAATCTCTATCCATCTTATTTTCCTAAGTCATCTTGAAATACTATCGTCAACAAACCAATACTTTCCCTACTACTTACCTCAATGACTTATGGGGAGAAATTAACTCTAGCCCTTACTTTTCTGTTAATAACCTGAATCGGGATTTTATCGCTACTAAAGGGTTTTCTGTAGTCTTTCAACAATCTGGGATAATGGAAGTTGTGGAAAAGTTTCCATTTTTTCAACCTTATTTAGATGTAGCTATTTTAGATAATTGCAATGCTTTTTATCTTAATCCTCTATTGTTGAAAGAAGGTTCCCGTGTCGATCCTCATATCGATCGCTCCCTACGTTCCTATTGTAAGACTATTGAACCACCAGCTTTTGTGAGTGTTCTCTATGTGCGTGTACCAGAAAATATGGAAGGGGGGGAACTGATATTACGCTGTCAAAAAAGACAAGTTGGGCAAATTAAACCACAGGTAAATAGTTTGGTGTATTTTCAGGGTGATTTAACCCACTCAGTCAATCCTGTCAAAACTCCCGGTAATCGCTTGAGCTTGGTATGTGAACAGTATAGTTTAAGTGAGGATGAATTGGAAGAGATTCCTCGGTTTACTGTGGAGTCAAGAGCTAGCATATCGAAAATTAAAAAGAGAAAAAATGCCCCATAGTTTAGTTTTAAATATAATTCCCCAATCTCCCATCTACCCTAATTACCTAACAGGGAGACACTACCATGCTTTATTTTTTAATCTTATCAGTTCTGTTGATCACGCTCTTGGCGATCGCCGAATTAATTCATAATAAAATACCCTCGACTTTTATGGCTAAAAATGGTGTATATCACCCGTTTAGAACCAGAAATAACTAAGAATATTTTCCTGCATTCTGCACAGTGGAAAGCTGCGGGAGAATCACCACAAGCTATTCATCTTATTAAACTAATCCCTATCAGGGATTGAGACTACATAATTGGTGAAACTCCAACAAGCGATTTAGTTGCAATTTAAACGAATCCCTGTACGAGTTCCTGACGGGTTCTGTTATCATCAGGAGCAAATTATTACCCATCACCTAACCCATTTTCTGCAACTGTGCTACCCTGGGGTCAACAATCTTCTGTCCTAAGCTGGCGAATTTAATTGCCACAGAAACCTTATTCCCCACACCAAATACATGGGTAATTTCACCCAATCCAAATGTTTTATGTAACACTTTATCTCCCACCGCCCAGGTATCACTATTTGTTGCCTGTCTGAAATTTGCTGATGTGCTTTTGGCGACTCGCTGCACTTTATAACCAGAAGTCAGCAACTCTGGGGGTAACTCATCAAGAAACTGCGATCGCATTGCGGGTTCCCGTGAACCATACAAGCGTCTTTCCCGTGCGTGGGAGAGAAACAACCGTTCTTGAGCGCGGGTAATTCCCACATAACAAAGTCTGCGTTCCTCTTCCAAGGCTTTTGGGTCATTCATGGAGCGATAATTAGGGAATAATCCCTGTTCCAACCCTACCAGGAAAACTATGGGGAATTCTAGCCCCTTGGATGCGTGGAGAGTCATCAAGGAAACCGCAGTTTCTCCCTCCTTGAGGTTATCTAAATCGGAACTAAGTGCGGTACTGGAAAGGAAGTTTTGCAGAGAAACTTCTTCGTTTTCTTCGGCGAATTGCAATGTCGCATTATACAATTCCTGGACGTTCTGTAACCTATCTTCCGCTTCGTCCGTTCCCTGGGTTTGCAAGTCTGTGACATAACCAGAATCCTCTAAAATCCCTTGCAGTAGCTCTGGTACGGGAGTCGTATCTAGTTGATTACGCCACTTGTCAATCATTTTAGCAAATCCATTGACAGATTTAGCCGATCGCCCAGCTAGGGTATTAACAGATGTTTCGTCGCTGAGTATTTCCCACAGGGTGACACCTAGTTCCTGGGATGCATTTACCAGGTTATCAATGGTTGCTTTCCCGATACCGCGACGGGGTGTATTGATTACCCGCATCAGACTTAGGGTATCTGCGGGGTTGGCGATCGCCCGCAAATAACCGAGAACGTCCTTAATTTCCTTGCGATCGTAAAATTTTAAACCTCCCACCACGGTGTAGGGAATTTGATTGCGTACGAGAATATCTTCAAAGGGTCGAGATTGGGCATTAGTACGGTATAGAATGGCAAAATTACCCCAGTGAATTTCTGGATTTTGTCTTTCTAGATTACGAATTTGCTGGATAACGAATTCTGCTTCTGCAATCTCATCATCTGCTTTGAAAAAGAAGATTTGTTCCCCTGCTCCCCTCGTTGCTTTCAGAACCTTATCAATCCGTTGGGTATTATTTTCAATCAAGTGGTTAGCAGCTTGAAGGATATTTTCACAGGAACGATAGTTCTCTTCTAATTTCACCATCGTATCCGTACCTTCATCCTCTAAACCATCCCCAAAATCTTGCTGAAAGTCTAGAAGAATGGTAAAGTCAGCCATTCTAAAAGAATAAATCGATTGGTCAGCATCTCCCACCACAAACACAGAACGGTTATTCCAATTCCACTGTTTCTTATTAGTTTCTCCGTGGGTAGCCAGCAAGCTAATTAAATCATATTGGGTGCGATTAGTATCTTGATATTCATCTACCAAGATATGGCAAAATTTCCGATGCCAATACCCCAAGACATGCTCATTCTGTTGAAATAACCTCACAGGAATCAAGATTAAATCATCAAAATCCAGGGCATTATTTTCTGCCAATTT
The Calothrix sp. 336/3 DNA segment above includes these coding regions:
- a CDS encoding tetratricopeptide repeat protein; this translates as MQCIKKLATVVSILSFLLVVKATEAAESPIILSQNILQEKLKDPNYWSNLCYLQQQAGQYEAALAACEQAISLKTRNPLYWADHAGVLLKLKKYPEAIVSADRALQFDKKTSLALSYKCMALNALNRNEDALDICNQALKVDGNWGKESPRLAWVHRGVILTQQDEYAQAMIAFDRSLLLEPKDSLTLAYKCYLFNKIEQHEQAIASCNQALAGNGNWGDKSQTFALANRAMAYTKINEFTVAIADYDKLLTLDANDYQAWAGQGLVLQKLNRYAEARTSYERSVAINPKYSLAQVGRCAMLNRSKQYEEAVKACDAAIAGDGMWHDFGAAQAWNERGVGLIGAGKYEDGLASVNRAVGMRTDYAEAWSNRSVALWHLQQYPEAMASTEKAIALNAGFAPAWFNRGRIWSKQQQYRNALIAYSKSLAIQPNNYEGWANYSVVLWHLQQYPAALASTDRAIALNMNAYEGWYNRGLVLTSMARHQDALKAYNRAIKINPQSAEAMTGKGLVLAKMQRYPQAIAALQVALKLNPNQSLAKATLKVVMQEQGKEKGSQE
- a CDS encoding pentapeptide repeat-containing protein; translated protein: MVEVILQNLGKAMKNLVRGFQPSIALLFLLMFLPTAYAADAGDIQKLKETRQCAGCNLEKANLRGFYLRQANLKGANLQGANLNAADLRGAFLRGANLKDADLRNANLEDANLENAKLAGVKWHNTVVSDRTVIERKWREVFNLVNGKVTNPDLSKADLSGANLNGLDLRNFNLQGANLENATLEATLLNNVNFQQANLTSASLFLSDLRNSNFSNANLEKGKLQATDFRNANLSQTNLKQANLSNAFLESANLSNSILTEAKLSRSYLNNANLSQTKLNNANLLTSDLRGANLTGVDLANANLRGADLSNSILSNAILRSSNLEGANLRSMQLSGTNLSGLNLSNVDLSGNNLSKTNLRRTNLSGANLKTANLSQADLFEANLSGADLSGANLSNADLTRANLRGANLQGTTLSGIKLNFANFCGATMPNGSKGKC
- a CDS encoding DUF5995 family protein, which encodes MQAKNTEQVMRHLEDIIAEAKRNCDRTGLFAALYRQVTLKINQGIESHLFEDNSRMERFATKFANRYFQALDDYQKHGKPTKSWKVALEATTHPDYLVLQHLLLGINAHINLDLGIVAAQINPDSKLPTFRQDYDTVNHIIGELLDGVQGIVGKFSPLLDILDKLGGKTDEWLMTFSMTKARQEAWNLAELLAGQNFVVQQGIIAMIDTKVAFLGKLLINPSRTLNKAVDLIHETESDDIPAIIDALNSIVNS
- a CDS encoding 2OG-Fe(II) oxygenase, with the protein product MKYYRQQTNTFPTTYLNDLWGEINSSPYFSVNNLNRDFIATKGFSVVFQQSGIMEVVEKFPFFQPYLDVAILDNCNAFYLNPLLLKEGSRVDPHIDRSLRSYCKTIEPPAFVSVLYVRVPENMEGGELILRCQKRQVGQIKPQVNSLVYFQGDLTHSVNPVKTPGNRLSLVCEQYSLSEDELEEIPRFTVESRASISKIKKRKNAP
- the pcrA gene encoding DNA helicase PcrA, with protein sequence MTTNFLSHLNPSQRRAVEHFCGPLLVVAGAGSGKTRALTYRIANLILQHRVDPENILAVTFTNKAAREMKERIQKLFAEQLALSEYGEKFDLLPEHQQTQLRSQVWRHYIKDLWCGTFHSLLSRILRLDIEKYQDERGRTWNRNFSIFDDSDAQSLVKEIVTKQLNLDDKKFEPRSVRYTISNAKNQGLSPQEFAKEQPNYRGRVISEVYSLYQDKLAENNALDFDDLILIPVRLFQQNEHVLGYWHRKFCHILVDEYQDTNRTQYDLISLLATHGETNKKQWNWNNRSVFVVGDADQSIYSFRMADFTILLDFQQDFGDGLEDEGTDTMVKLEENYRSCENILQAANHLIENNTQRIDKVLKATRGAGEQIFFFKADDEIAEAEFVIQQIRNLERQNPEIHWGNFAILYRTNAQSRPFEDILVRNQIPYTVVGGLKFYDRKEIKDVLGYLRAIANPADTLSLMRVINTPRRGIGKATIDNLVNASQELGVTLWEILSDETSVNTLAGRSAKSVNGFAKMIDKWRNQLDTTPVPELLQGILEDSGYVTDLQTQGTDEAEDRLQNVQELYNATLQFAEENEEVSLQNFLSSTALSSDLDNLKEGETAVSLMTLHASKGLEFPIVFLVGLEQGLFPNYRSMNDPKALEEERRLCYVGITRAQERLFLSHARERRLYGSREPAMRSQFLDELPPELLTSGYKVQRVAKSTSANFRQATNSDTWAVGDKVLHKTFGLGEITHVFGVGNKVSVAIKFASLGQKIVDPRVAQLQKMG